Part of the Kryptolebias marmoratus isolate JLee-2015 linkage group LG20, ASM164957v2, whole genome shotgun sequence genome, AATCTGACAGAAAGACCTAAAACATCCACCATTTTGCTGAGAAGAAAAAGGAGCAGAGGTTTGAAAGGATGACCGGCCATTTGCTGTCATGTTGAATAAACACAAAGGTGGTGGAGTTCTcagattgggggggggggggatcaggGTTCCCCTCCTGCTGATCCTGTTTATGTGTTCaggctgggttttgttttaactctgaGGTGCTAAACACCCCCCCAGAGATAAAAGATGATTAATACCCTCGACTGAGCGACACCTTTAATGGCTCCCGGCCTTTATAAGCTCCTCATTAGTGCGGGCTCGGGTCCGGTCAGCTCGCTCGGAGCCACTGGGTCCCTTTGCAGCCAGAGGAGAGACGCGGAGATTCCCTTTGAagtgccccccccccaaccctGTCAGGCTTTCAGCATGGAAATGTGATTAGCTCCCAgcttgtttgttgctgtttttttggttttttttttacttattttgggGCAGAAACTTGATCCTGTATAAATATCTGAGGCAGCAGGGGCCACAGCAGCACTCGGGTTCTGGCAGCTGAGGAGCAGATTCAGATGAAAGTCATGAACGTCCTCCAACgtttccttctcttcctctgcGTACTCCAACTTATCTGTAAGTACAGATCTACCACGGCTTTTCATCACGTAGACTGTCACTAACCTGCACAAGTTTACAAACTGGTGTTAAACTGGTTAACGTGTGTGCTCTCGTTGTATTTCACTTTAAATTGGAGTTAATTCCCTTCCCATTTAAGGACTTTTTTCTAGCAAACTCAGCTTAAAAACAACCAGATAGGCTTTAGAATTATCTCAAGTGTGTTAGATGTTGTACATAAAAGTTTCTAAACGGTAGCCTTTCCAGAAAATTGTTGCACCTGTCGGGGATTGTCAAGTAAATGATTTTAATTCCTAAATCGTTTGAGAGTCACCGACGGCACGACTGAGACATGttcgttttgggttttttagtGAGTGGAGTCTTATGCAGACATATTGATCGGAAAAACCTGTTCGCACGACGACTGTGCTGCAAGAGACAGAGTCACTTTGTGTACATTGGCCAAGGTAAGGAAACATATGTTTGAGTATTTCAGGAAAACTAGGCTAAgtaatggtttatttttgtgcttaTAGCCTAACTTTCacatctaaattaaaataaagacaaacaagctTATTTTAGGACCGCTGACAGAGAATTCACAGAGtatttctgcagactttgtgctattttagccactcAGAAtgtaaaatgttcagctcattcaggagacgggtgGTTTGGCctctgtttttgtaacttttacacttttcaaaacattttttacaaaccTTTTCCCCACAGAAGTACAATTTTAGATCTCTTTAATTCATTCTaaatcattgcttttttttaaatcagcttcagcagacttgctctgtttttgtctccttatgctacttttagataacattctgcaaattttagcttttagatagcattctgtttttgctactttaccTTTTAGCTGATACATTTcgcattttactacttttagctaatttttccatcttttagctagtgtttcattactttagcttttaactagccctTTGCTACATTCAgattttagttagccttttgccattttagcttttagctaatgttctgcttcttttagctttaacaacccagtttcagcttcttcagcccGGTCATTCACCCTGCATTTTGCAGAAATATGCTCTTTTTCTAGttatcataaaaacacaaactgtcagtgtttgtcttgtttaaattaaatttgtatttttctgtctcgCTCTGCTCAGACATTTCTGGGAGTCCTGTGAGTGTAGATGTGGGATTGTGCAGGTCCCACTGTGGGATGACAATGAGACCATCACACGAAGCAGGACAGCAGGAATACAGAAAACATTCCTCAATGCTGGAATTTCTCAGGAGCAAAAAGgtgggataaaaaaataaagatgcgACAGTTTTCTGTCCCGCCACAAGAGGGCGCTTTAGTGCTGTGACCTAAAATATTGCTTTTGGACAGTCAGAAAAACACCAGCTACTGATGATTTATGTCAATTCTGATaagaaaaattactttttttgtgaGTTGAAATACTATTCTGGGAGCTGTGTGACTTTATGTTGCATAAGCTGCTTAAACgataaaataattagtttaaagCACAGGACAAGTTCTGACATGTTCGACCAACATGTTCCCCTCGGTTTACCACAGACGAGGCCCCACAGACCGGATCCATCGGAGAGCTCGGAGCCTCTGAACCGGCAGCTGCCGTCGTGCGGGTCCAGCCAGGCGTGCGAGCCGGCCGGGGTGCGCGTGGACCGGGTGCTGCTGTTCGAGGGGCCCCGGGAGGTGGAGGTCATCCAGGAGTGTCACTGCGAGACGAGGCCGCCCCAGTGCATCCGGGTCCCCGCACTGAAGACGTACTACTCCGGAACACCGCACGAGGCGGTGCTGGATGTGGGCGGATGCTCCCGGTCCAAAGGATCCCCAGGTGAGCGTTTGGGAGCAAGGGTTTGTGGGAGATGTAGGCTTCTGCGTACAGCTACTAATCTGAGGCAGCCgatttaatctaaaacttttatatttggCTTAGacaagttttggttttattacaaaGTTGCCCTTTTTCTTATTTAGTGTATATATTGTAAtgattctgtgttttggttctgctgGGGTCCATATGGTGGTGTGTATGGGGCTTTGACAAGAATGTAGTAATTTCATCTCCaggctttttttcccactgCAGGTGATTCATTGTCACCATCCCTTCAATTATTAATGATTTATTGTTGAAGATGGtggttacttttgtttttaataatttgctattaaattaaccctctcaaggcagacgttgcagaattgcaacagcgaattgcatatacctaattactccacattcatattttatgagccttattttactcagatgataatttccccaaatatctgatttttcctgttacttaaacttaatttgagcctgagagggttaaaaaaggggtgtgtgtgtgaagggtaCTGCAGCACCCCCTGGTGGATGCCGGAGTACTTGCAGGGCCAAATACAAAGAATGATGATGCATTtgattaactttaaataatattaatattgtcAAGTTTAGTAAATCTGGCTTTTAAACGTGTTATATGTAAACCCTTTATGTTAACATATATGTTACTGCATATAGGTATGCACAAGATTACAACTAATTAAAACCCTAAAAAAGTGGATAATATTAGGTCATAATTGCAGTTTTATATGTAGTGGTTGCCCAAAATATACAGcatatttatatattctttttacTGAATATATTTGGTATTATAATATTCTTCATGTAAGTACTTGGCTCTTGCTTACACCACCCCCCACAGCTGTCTCCAACGCTGActggatatttttaaatcttattttataaCTGAGCTGCAGTTCTTTCCCGTAAAACTTTCCCATTTTTCAAATCGTTCACAGAGGGATTCTCCTGTGTTCCCATTAAGTTTGACTCAGCGTTGCTGGAAACCCCAAACAAAGTGGATCTGATCCAGACTGTGGCGGCCTGCGAGCTGAAGGAAAGTTGCTACAGGGTTCCGTTCGTGGAGTATTATTATGAAATAGTCTTCCGTGCAGATGGAGTCAAAGAAGAGAGGCTCAAAGTAAGTGAGAAAGGAATTTTCAGACACAACCTTatgtaataaaattattattattagcattATTTCGTCTAGAATTTGCAGAACAATTTACTTATGATTCAGTTTCACACTCTTTTGAGCGTAGAGGAAATGGGGCTTCAGCTGGGTGCCAGACAATAATGAATTGTCTTTATTCATCATACAGACTTGTGGAAGTCGGCACTCAGTCAAGCTAATCCTCTGGCTGGCACAGCACAAAAGTGTGAAGGACAACAGGATGCACTGCATTCGTATTTAAGCTCCTACTAGTTCAATTACTGTGGGGTTTTTTAATAGTAAGAACATTATGTACTTCCAAGATGCATAAAAGTGGAAAATACCCCAAAGAGCTCAAAGGTTCTGCAAAGCTCAGCTTTATTGTAGGATCAACCtgtctttcagttttgtttaaccaaatattttatttcaaactgtatGTTTTTGAAGAGCAACAGCAATTAAAATGTGGTGAGAAAGAAAGATGGGAAACTGGATAACCCAGCttgaatttttgtgtttatttctattATATGTCATGAGGGTGTGTTCTTACCAGCAGAGTttgacagcagaaacatcaaaaGGTTATCGCTAAGCATAATATTTGTTCAAATTACCAAAGTAATTACCatgattttctgtttaagaGTGATAAGCAGCAGCCCAGAGAACCGGTTAGAGCACGAAACATGCAGATAATTGTATCAAAAAcaggtagaaaaaaaacttgattaaaCATGCtctacaaaaaaatgaaaaagaaagtgtcATCAGATCTTAACTTGTGCAACAGAAGTAGATTGTTGGCcatatgtggaaaaaaagagggatttctttttcctaaaacaaactaacacaaaaaagtcTAACATAGACTGAAGGCTTAAAGAAAAGAGTTTAAGTAGAAATCCTCTGTTTTGGTTGCACCAAACGTGTGAGTGGAGCAGCAGTGGTTCCTGCAGGTGTTGAATCaaagccaaacacacacacacacgtgttaAACAGCAGCTGGGCCTCGACACAACTGGGTCAATATTTGTGACCAGCCAGGAGCTGATTCCTCTCTCCTCTGTGTTGCTAATTGTCTCCAGGAAATAGACGTCGGCAGATGTTTGGGAGGTTGCACAACAGGAAACCGGTGCCTTCTCAGGTAAGTATGAACTCAGCTGCTcccacctcacacacacctcctccgCCGTCTCTTATAACAACAGCCTGCGAACTCCGACACCTTCTGCACTCAGCATGTTGCCCTAATTAGAATTACAACACACCAAATCTTACTTTAGGACTGCTGCagctaaaatattttctgttcaacttaactgttttaaaaataaaaagttttctgaTTGTTGAGCTTGATTTCATGATtaggaaaggagaaaaaatgttGCACTAAAAGAGAAAGAGCAGtatttaataactttttataaatatgtcTTATCTGAGTTAGTTGTGTGTAACatactttgagttttattgacattttaaaagagcCGTCCCCTGTTGAGACAAAAACATCTtagaaaaatgttcttttttatttactgcaggAGCCCAAATGATCCTGAAATCTGCCACCTGTGGTCCGAAAGTCAGCCCAGCTCCTGTGTTCCTCAGGGATATGAAAGTCACAGCTTCATCAGCCAGCAGGAGCAGATTCATACCATCCTCTCCATTACTTCCTGTCGGTGCCAGAACTAAACACAGCGCCCCCTACTGGAGAACAGCTTCTTCTGTGACGTTCAAAAATTGGACCAAGAggcaaaacatcaaaaaacagTCTACAACTTGCTTACTTAATAATATTAGGTACTATTGTATATTATGTATTATAAGCACAGATGATAATGTTGTAAATTTAATGATTTGTAATTATGTTATTAGAGAAACTTTGAACTGACatcaaatgaaatataaaaaaatgagtttcCAATGTGCTTTGGATGTTAAAATATGTGATGATTTCTGTGTGCTTTCTTTTTATAcgtttttatgtatatatagcTCTAATTACTTGAATTTAAAAGTGCATCAACTTattgtttcagataaaaaatgtatatattttaaatgaaatccaGTCAGGTTCTAAAATATAATGACAATCTATAAATCAATGCCTGCAGCTTTCAGGCTCATCAGTGCTGCTTTTATTCCATATTGAGAGTAATTTCAATTCTGCAATAACT contains:
- the im:7138239 gene encoding uncharacterized protein im:7138239 is translated as MKVMNVLQRFLLFLCVLQLILSGVLCRHIDRKNLFARRLCCKRQSHFVYIGQDISGSPVSVDVGLCRSHCGMTMRPSHEAGQQEYRKHSSMLEFLRSKKTRPHRPDPSESSEPLNRQLPSCGSSQACEPAGVRVDRVLLFEGPREVEVIQECHCETRPPQCIRVPALKTYYSGTPHEAVLDVGGCSRSKGSPEGFSCVPIKFDSALLETPNKVDLIQTVAACELKESCYRVPFVEYYYEIVFRADGVKEERLKEIDVGRCLGGCTTGNRCLLRSPNDPEICHLWSESQPSSCVPQGYESHSFISQQEQIHTILSITSCRCQN